Part of the Pseudomonas abietaniphila genome is shown below.
GCTGCACCCGGACCGGAAGACCGACGGCCCGCGACAGCAATACCGCGTCTGCGCACACGTCATCGGCACAGTTGCGGCCATAGCAACCGGCCGCCTCCATGCGGATGATCTCGATCTTTTCTTCGGGGTACTCCAGCAACCAGGCCAGATCGGCGCGCAACATGTGCGGGTTCTGCGTGCCGGACCAGACCCGGATGCCGTCGTCGCGGTAATCCGCCAGCCCGCACGACGGTCCGATGGAGCCGTGGATCTGGTAGGGCCAGAGGTAAGTGCGCGTCATCCTTTCGCTGGCGTTGGCCAGGGCTTCATCGACATTGCCCTTGTCCAGCACCACCCGCTGAATGCTCGGGTTATCGCGAATCGCCTGCTCGATGTCGCTCATGTCAGGCAACTGCTGCTGCCAGGGCTTCCAGGTGACTTTCAGCTCGCGCGCGGCCTTGGCGGCCTGCTCTTCGCGCATCGCGACCACGCCGATGAAATCGCGGATCACCACGATGCGAACGATGCCGGGAATGTGCGCAATGGACGACTCATCGACCTCCAACAGGCTGGTGCCGACAAACTCGCCCGTGTCGTAACCGGCGTAGGGCGGACGTATCACCCGGCCATGGAGCATGTCGGGCAAGCGCATGTCGTGGACGTAGGTCAATTCACCGGTGGCTTTGGCCGGAATGTCGACGCGTGCTGCGACCGTTCCGACCAGCTTGTAATCCTCCAGACGCTTGAGCGGTGCGTTGCCGGAGATCCGCAGCTCAACGTGCTGGTCGACCAGCAATTCGCCAAAGCGCAGGCTGCGACCATCCTGAGCACTGATCACCCCGGCTTCGATCACCAGTGCGTCCGGGTTGACTCCCAAGCGCTGCGCCGCCTGTTGCAGCAGGTATCGCCGCGCTTCGGCAGCAGCGTTGCGCAACGGGATTGCGGAGATCTGCAAGGTCGCGCTGGCGATGGTCGCGCCCTGATTCGGCGCGCGCTCGGTGTCACCCAGGACCATCGTGACCTGGTCCATCCGCAGGTCGAGCTCTTCCGCGACGATCTGCGCCAGCGAGGTGCGAATACCGGTGCCGAGGTCCACGTGGCCGTTGAAGGCGTAGACCCTGTTGTCCTGATCGATGGCGATGAACAGCCCCAGTTCCTTGGGCTTGACAGTGGGCGTGCCGCCTTTGGCAACCGGCCCTGAAGGCGGCAGGATGTCATCGACGATCAGCAGGACGCCGTTTTTGGCCAACAGATGGTCGCGGGTTGGTGTGGGCAATGTCGTGGGAGGCGTGATGGGCTGGTTCAAGGGATTCGCTCCGTTCAAAGCGGGTGGCGAGCGGCACGCATGACCGCACGGAGGATTTCGATATGGGTGCCGCAACGGCAGAGGTTGGCCGAGAGTTCGTTGCGGATTTCCGATTCGGTGGGGTGCGGGTTGCGGTCGAGTAAGGCTTTGGCGGTCATGATCATGCCGTTCATGCAATAGCCGCACTGCGCGGCTTGCTCGTCGATGAAGGCCTGCTGCACCGGGTGTGGGCACGCCCGCGAACCGATGCCTTCCAGCGTGGTGATTTCGCGCCCTTCGGCACCGGCCAGGGGGAACACGCAAGAACGTGCCGCCACCCCGTCGATGATCACCGTACATGCGCCGCACTCTCCCAACCCGCAACCGTACTTCGGGCCGTTGAGGGCCAGGTCGTTGCGCAGGATCAGCAGCAGCGGCGTGTCTGGCATGGCTGTGACGGACGCGGCCTGACCGTTGACGTTAAGCGTCACGGTCTTTTGCGCCATCACCGGCTGCTTGCTCATATCGCACTCCCCTGTGTTACTCAGCGCCTCGCGCTTTTGATGAAGTATTCACTTCACAAAAGGAGAGCAGGAAGCGTGCCAGTGGAGAAAAGGCTGTAGGACCGAGGGGTTTGGCTGTATGGAAATGGAGACGAACCTGTGGGAACGAGCTTGCTCGCGAAGGCGCCGTGTCATTCAGCAGTGCAGAAGCAGCCACGACCTATTCGCGAGCAAGCTCGCTCCCACAGGCAAATGAAAGCTTTCGCGCTGTGTGGGTAACAATCTGGGGGGAAGTGTGGAGCTTGCGACTGCTGCCTCTCAAGCGGATGCCAGACCAGTGGAACCTGGCAAATGCCGCATATAAAGCGAACGCCAGGTTTTATTGTGGGAGCGAGCTTGCTCGCGAATGCTGATGACCAGACGACATCGCAGGGGCTGACCGGACGCCTTCGCGAGCAAGCTCGCTCCCACAGGTTTTGCGTAGGCATGCTGCTCTCGGCAGAAGCCAGACCATTAGAAGCGTTCCTCCACCGGCCTGCAGGGAAGATGCGACGCTGTTTTACTCTTCAGGCTCGTCGATCAACTTGCGCAGCAGAAACAGCACCGCCACACGTTCCGCCGGGTTGAGCCGGGCCAGCGTGAGTTCGGATATCTGCGCCGCCCGTGGCACCGTTTCCTGCACCAACTGGAGGCCGCTGTCCGTCAGGCTGCAGATCACCTTGCGGCGATCCTCCGGGTCTGGGTCGAGGCTGATCAGGTCACGGGCTTTGAGCCGGTCAACGATGCCCCGAATCGTCGCCTGATCCACTGCTGTGGCCTTGACCAGTTCGGTCTGCGAACTCGGCCCATGATCACGCAATGCGCACAGGGTCACGAACTGCACCGCCGTGAGCTGTGAATCACCCACGTTCTGCTGAAAGATTGCTAGATGTCGCTGATACGCCTTGCGCAGCAAGTGGCCGACCTGCTCGGAGAAGGTGTAGGACTGATGGTTGTTGGATGATGGGT
Proteins encoded:
- a CDS encoding MarR family winged helix-turn-helix transcriptional regulator; the protein is MSTDPSSNNHQSYTFSEQVGHLLRKAYQRHLAIFQQNVGDSQLTAVQFVTLCALRDHGPSSQTELVKATAVDQATIRGIVDRLKARDLISLDPDPEDRRKVICSLTDSGLQLVQETVPRAAQISELTLARLNPAERVAVLFLLRKLIDEPEE
- a CDS encoding (2Fe-2S)-binding protein yields the protein MSKQPVMAQKTVTLNVNGQAASVTAMPDTPLLLILRNDLALNGPKYGCGLGECGACTVIIDGVAARSCVFPLAGAEGREITTLEGIGSRACPHPVQQAFIDEQAAQCGYCMNGMIMTAKALLDRNPHPTESEIRNELSANLCRCGTHIEILRAVMRAARHPL